In Legionella beliardensis, the following are encoded in one genomic region:
- the xth gene encoding exodeoxyribonuclease III has translation MLKLATWNVNSLKIRLEQVLAWFEQHQIDILALQETKTPNENFPLAAFTERGYHVVYSGQKTYNGVAIISRQPIENSVTDIPDFDDPQRRILITSIGDLRLINLYVPNGAAVGCDKYHYKLHWLTKLNTHIQQELMRYPKLAVVGDFNIAPEDRDVHDPVAWEGSVLVSPQEREAFAALLALGLHDSFRLFPQPEKLYSWWDYRAAGFRRNHGLRIDHILLSAELAQACVSAQIDKLPRAVERPSDHTPVLVELNIS, from the coding sequence GTGCTTAAGTTAGCTACTTGGAATGTAAACTCACTGAAGATCCGTCTTGAACAAGTATTAGCATGGTTTGAGCAACATCAAATTGATATTTTAGCGCTACAGGAAACCAAAACGCCTAATGAAAATTTTCCGCTGGCAGCTTTTACGGAGCGTGGCTACCATGTTGTTTATTCTGGCCAGAAAACCTATAACGGTGTTGCGATTATCAGTAGGCAGCCCATTGAAAATAGTGTGACAGACATCCCTGATTTTGATGATCCTCAGCGGCGCATCTTAATTACCTCAATTGGGGATTTAAGGCTAATTAATCTCTATGTTCCTAATGGGGCTGCAGTAGGGTGTGATAAATATCACTATAAATTACATTGGCTAACCAAGCTTAATACTCATATTCAGCAAGAGTTGATGCGATATCCGAAACTTGCAGTAGTCGGTGATTTTAATATTGCGCCTGAAGACAGGGACGTGCATGATCCAGTTGCATGGGAAGGAAGTGTTTTAGTTAGTCCGCAGGAAAGAGAAGCATTTGCTGCTTTGTTAGCGCTAGGCTTACATGATAGTTTTCGCCTCTTTCCGCAACCAGAGAAGTTATACAGCTGGTGGGATTATCGCGCGGCGGGATTTAGACGTAACCATGGTTTGCGCATTGATCATATTTTGCTAAGTGCTGAGTTAGCACAAGCTTGCGTCTCTGCCCAAATTGATAAACTTCCAAGAGCCGTAGAACGTCCTTCCGATCATACTCCTGTATTAGTTGAATTAAATATAAGCTAA
- a CDS encoding MdfA family multidrug efflux MFS transporter: protein MAHPLINISRKQALSFASFLVLYQFLTYIANDMIMPGMIQVVSSFHGPESAIASSLTAYILGGASLQLFLGPISDRIGRRPVMLAGAILFFVFTVFIACSNSIGQFLLARYFEGMGLCFIGVIGYATLQEIFAEMDAVRLVAALANVASLAPLLGPLAGATFILYFNWRGIFALIGFFALLALWGLWRFMPEPVGAQKKDGQVIPRVSLAPKVVFKNYLQLLTNPTFMVGAWVAGLVGVPCVAWIAISPIIIVADAKLSVIAYALWQLPIFGAGLLGNWYLHKLTRKKPIKPIILFGSILSSAGLLLAYLLPGLIGSNFEWLLPGLTLYGFGLGVTAAPLNRYVLFSTSVSKGTAYAMISLISMIAQAIGVEAANQVYTHHNNNYFGLYCAILGLIYLLGLVGMFVLSLQAKDELSLSAPAV, encoded by the coding sequence ATGGCGCATCCATTAATAAATATTTCACGGAAGCAAGCTTTATCCTTTGCTAGTTTTCTGGTGCTCTATCAATTTTTAACTTATATTGCCAATGATATGATTATGCCTGGCATGATTCAGGTTGTTTCATCTTTTCATGGCCCTGAGTCGGCAATAGCCTCTTCTTTGACTGCTTATATCTTAGGTGGAGCAAGCCTACAACTGTTTCTTGGCCCGATTTCAGATCGTATTGGCCGCAGACCTGTCATGCTTGCTGGCGCAATATTGTTTTTCGTATTCACTGTTTTTATTGCCTGCTCTAATTCAATTGGCCAATTTCTATTAGCACGCTACTTTGAAGGCATGGGACTTTGTTTTATTGGAGTAATTGGCTACGCTACTTTACAAGAAATTTTTGCTGAAATGGATGCGGTACGATTAGTAGCAGCGCTAGCCAATGTGGCTTCTTTAGCGCCCTTATTAGGCCCTCTTGCTGGCGCTACTTTTATTCTTTATTTTAATTGGCGCGGTATTTTTGCACTTATTGGCTTTTTTGCTTTACTTGCTTTATGGGGTTTATGGCGATTTATGCCAGAGCCTGTTGGCGCACAAAAAAAAGATGGTCAGGTAATTCCCCGAGTTTCTTTAGCGCCTAAGGTTGTTTTTAAAAATTACCTACAACTATTAACCAATCCTACCTTTATGGTAGGCGCCTGGGTCGCAGGCTTAGTAGGCGTGCCTTGCGTTGCTTGGATTGCTATTTCACCCATTATTATTGTTGCTGACGCTAAATTGAGTGTTATTGCCTATGCACTTTGGCAATTACCCATTTTTGGAGCAGGTTTATTAGGCAATTGGTACTTGCATAAGCTAACTCGCAAGAAGCCTATTAAACCAATTATTCTTTTTGGCTCAATATTATCTTCAGCTGGCCTACTACTTGCTTACCTTCTTCCTGGCCTTATTGGTTCAAACTTTGAGTGGCTTCTACCAGGCTTAACGTTATATGGCTTTGGTTTAGGAGTAACAGCAGCCCCCTTAAATCGATATGTTCTATTCTCAACATCAGTGAGTAAAGGAACAGCTTATGCGATGATTAGTTTAATTAGTATGATTGCTCAAGCCATAGGAGTAGAGGCTGCAAATCAAGTGTATACTCACCATAATAATAATTATTTTGGCTTATACTGTGCCATACTAGGCTTAATTTATTTGCTAGGTTTAGTAGGAATGTTTGTTCTTTCTCTACAAGCAAAAGACGAATTATCTCTATCTGCACCAGCAGTTTAG
- the wrbA gene encoding NAD(P)H:quinone oxidoreductase translates to MINPYVLILFYSRYGATAQIAQYIARGIESVEGIEARIRTVPPVSAVCEATESAIPDQGAPYVTLDDLRHCSGLALGSPTRFGNMAAPLKYFLDNTTALWLAGELVDKPACVFTSTSTVHGGQETTLTSMMLPLLHHGMVLVGIPYTEPLLNTTKTGGSPYGMSHVAGVTNDNPISQDEVALAKYLGKRLAHTALKLLGK, encoded by the coding sequence ATGATCAATCCTTATGTTCTTATTTTATTCTATTCAAGGTATGGAGCAACAGCACAAATTGCCCAATACATAGCTCGTGGCATTGAAAGTGTTGAGGGAATAGAAGCTCGTATCAGAACAGTTCCGCCCGTGTCTGCTGTGTGTGAAGCAACAGAAAGTGCTATTCCAGACCAAGGCGCTCCGTATGTTACCTTGGATGATTTACGCCATTGTAGCGGGCTTGCTTTAGGTAGCCCAACGCGCTTTGGTAATATGGCGGCCCCACTTAAGTATTTCCTTGATAATACGACTGCTTTATGGCTTGCAGGTGAATTAGTTGATAAACCAGCCTGTGTATTTACATCAACTTCTACAGTGCATGGCGGCCAGGAAACAACCCTCACCAGTATGATGTTGCCCCTTTTGCATCATGGCATGGTTCTCGTAGGTATTCCTTATACAGAACCCTTATTAAATACTACGAAAACAGGGGGGAGCCCCTATGGCATGTCGCATGTTGCTGGGGTTACAAATGATAACCCTATTAGTCAGGATGAAGTGGCTCTAGCTAAGTATTTAGGCAAGCGACTTGCCCATACTGCATTAAAGTTATTAGGAAAATAA
- a CDS encoding exodeoxyribonuclease III, giving the protein MRVITFNANGIRAAARKGFYDWLVHQDADFICIQETKAQINQLLEDIYYPAGYHCHYYDAQKKGYSGVAIYARFKPHLVTKGLGFEFCDNEGRYIQYDYPKLSVVSLYLPSGTSGEARQLVKFDFLKNFTEHLLALKQQGRELIICGDYNIAHKAIDLKNWRSNQKNSGFLPEERAWMDELFGPLGFVDAFRVLNQDQEQYTWWSHRGKAWEKNVGWRIDYQVITPGLIDSLHKVAIHRENRWSDHAPLIVDYQGDWCA; this is encoded by the coding sequence GTGAGAGTTATTACATTTAATGCAAATGGAATTAGGGCGGCAGCCCGTAAAGGATTTTATGATTGGTTAGTCCACCAAGATGCTGATTTTATCTGCATTCAAGAAACCAAAGCACAAATTAATCAATTACTAGAAGACATCTATTATCCGGCTGGCTATCATTGTCATTATTACGATGCTCAAAAAAAAGGCTATAGTGGCGTGGCTATTTATGCACGCTTTAAGCCACATCTTGTTACTAAAGGGTTAGGCTTTGAATTTTGTGATAATGAAGGACGATACATTCAATATGATTATCCAAAATTGAGTGTTGTTTCGCTTTATCTACCTTCAGGAACAAGCGGTGAGGCACGGCAGCTAGTTAAATTTGATTTTCTTAAAAATTTTACCGAGCATTTACTCGCCTTAAAACAGCAGGGCCGGGAATTAATTATTTGTGGCGATTACAATATTGCCCATAAGGCTATTGATCTTAAAAATTGGCGAAGTAATCAAAAAAACTCAGGCTTCTTACCGGAAGAAAGAGCATGGATGGATGAGCTTTTTGGCCCTTTAGGGTTTGTTGATGCTTTTCGCGTTCTTAATCAGGACCAAGAACAATATACGTGGTGGTCCCATCGCGGAAAGGCTTGGGAAAAAAATGTGGGGTGGCGAATTGATTATCAAGTCATTACACCAGGTTTAATAGATAGCCTTCATAAAGTCGCTATTCATCGTGAAAACCGCTGGTCAGATCACGCCCCTTTAATTGTTGATTACCAAGGAGATTGGTGTGCTTAA
- the hslV gene encoding ATP-dependent protease subunit HslV — protein MEQYRGTTILSVRRGNNVVIGGDGQVTMGNTVMKGNARKVRRLYKDKVIAGFAGGTADAFTLFERFERKLEMHQGHLVRAAVELAKDWRTDKILRRLEALLAVADRKASLIITGNGDVIEPEEGGLIAIGSGGPFAQAAARALLKNTDLTAREIVEKSLNIAGEICIYTNHNLTIEELESDCE, from the coding sequence TTGGAACAGTATCGCGGTACAACCATCCTGTCAGTAAGGCGAGGAAATAACGTAGTTATTGGTGGTGATGGCCAAGTGACCATGGGCAATACCGTCATGAAAGGCAATGCCCGTAAAGTAAGGCGTTTATACAAAGATAAAGTGATTGCAGGATTTGCAGGCGGTACGGCAGATGCCTTTACACTCTTTGAACGCTTTGAGCGTAAGCTTGAGATGCATCAAGGCCATTTAGTGCGTGCAGCTGTTGAATTAGCCAAAGATTGGCGTACTGATAAGATATTACGACGTTTAGAAGCATTACTGGCCGTAGCAGATCGAAAAGCTTCTTTAATTATTACGGGTAATGGGGATGTGATTGAGCCTGAAGAAGGTGGCCTAATTGCCATTGGTTCTGGTGGCCCTTTTGCTCAAGCTGCTGCCCGTGCTTTATTAAAAAATACCGATCTAACAGCCAGAGAAATAGTAGAAAAAAGCTTAAATATAGCCGGTGAAATTTGTATTTATACAAACCATAATTTAACGATAGAAGAATTGGAAAGTGACTGTGAATAA
- a CDS encoding Fur family transcriptional regulator, with protein MTYPPSFINYCKTLNSKLTSLRKSVLYILWGTKKPLKAYEILDCLLQIKENSKPSTVYRVLDYFIACGIVHKIESIQSYILCQEPVKPSLSEFLLVCKRCHQVNEICDKSLFKLIAQLVETYHFSLNQEAIELKGACFNCREESNLCLP; from the coding sequence ATGACTTATCCACCTTCGTTTATTAATTATTGTAAAACTTTAAATTCTAAGCTTACCTCTTTACGTAAAAGCGTATTATATATACTTTGGGGTACCAAGAAGCCGCTAAAAGCTTATGAGATATTAGATTGTTTATTACAAATAAAAGAAAATTCAAAACCCTCAACAGTTTATCGGGTGCTTGATTATTTTATCGCCTGTGGTATCGTGCACAAAATTGAGTCAATTCAATCTTATATACTCTGTCAAGAACCAGTCAAACCATCCCTTAGTGAATTTTTACTTGTGTGTAAGCGCTGCCATCAAGTGAATGAAATTTGTGATAAGAGTTTATTTAAATTAATAGCCCAATTAGTAGAAACCTATCATTTTTCGCTTAATCAAGAAGCCATAGAATTGAAAGGGGCGTGTTTCAACTGCCGCGAGGAGAGTAATCTTTGCCTGCCATAA
- the hslU gene encoding ATP-dependent protease ATPase subunit HslU, translating into MTMTPREIVEELNKHIIGQDEAKRAVAIALRNRWRRMQIKDADLRNEIMPKNILMIGPTGVGKTEIARRLAKLAEAPFIKVEATKFTEVGYVGRDVDSIMRDLVDIAIKQERQFAMKKVEHLAEEAAENRVLDALLPPPRGTLTPAERDSTTRQVFRKQLREGLLDNNEVEIDLAVSPVGIEIMAPPGMEEMTSQLQTMFHQVGSNRTKTRKLPIGKAMKLLREEEAAKLINEEDIKARAIENVEQNGIVFIDEIDKVAKRAEHGSGGDVSREGVQRDLLPLVEGSTISTKYGPVKSDHVLFIASGAFHVAKPSDLIAELQGRLPIRVELSALHVDDFVRILTEPSNSLTEQYVALMATEGLQLSFDETGIRRIAEVAWKVNERTENIGARRLYTVMERLLEVVSFEATDKSGESVHIDKAYVDEHLGKLVEDEDLARYIL; encoded by the coding sequence ATGACTATGACTCCACGTGAAATTGTTGAGGAGTTAAATAAACATATCATTGGGCAAGACGAGGCCAAGCGTGCCGTGGCAATTGCTTTGCGCAATCGGTGGCGCCGTATGCAAATTAAAGATGCTGATTTGCGTAATGAAATCATGCCTAAAAATATTCTAATGATTGGTCCAACCGGGGTTGGAAAAACGGAAATTGCCAGACGTTTAGCAAAGCTTGCTGAAGCACCCTTTATTAAAGTCGAAGCGACTAAATTTACTGAAGTGGGTTATGTAGGGCGAGATGTCGACTCAATTATGCGCGATCTTGTCGATATTGCTATCAAACAAGAACGCCAATTTGCTATGAAGAAAGTTGAGCATCTAGCAGAAGAGGCTGCAGAGAATCGTGTTTTAGACGCGTTGTTACCGCCGCCACGCGGCACGTTAACACCAGCAGAACGAGATAGCACAACCCGGCAAGTTTTTCGCAAACAATTGCGCGAAGGCTTGCTTGATAATAATGAAGTTGAAATTGATTTAGCAGTAAGCCCAGTTGGTATCGAAATTATGGCACCTCCAGGCATGGAAGAAATGACAAGTCAATTGCAGACAATGTTCCATCAGGTAGGTAGTAATCGTACTAAAACACGTAAATTACCTATTGGTAAGGCAATGAAATTATTGCGAGAAGAAGAAGCAGCTAAGCTAATTAATGAAGAAGATATCAAAGCAAGAGCCATCGAAAATGTTGAACAAAACGGTATCGTATTTATTGATGAAATAGATAAAGTGGCTAAGCGTGCCGAGCATGGCAGTGGCGGGGATGTATCACGCGAAGGTGTTCAACGTGATTTATTGCCTCTAGTTGAAGGCTCAACTATTTCAACTAAATATGGGCCGGTTAAATCTGACCATGTGTTATTTATTGCCTCTGGTGCTTTTCATGTTGCTAAACCTTCAGATCTTATTGCTGAATTGCAAGGTCGATTACCAATTCGTGTGGAATTAAGTGCATTACATGTGGATGATTTTGTACGTATTTTAACTGAACCAAGTAATTCGCTAACAGAGCAATATGTAGCTTTAATGGCGACTGAAGGCTTGCAATTAAGCTTTGATGAGACAGGTATTAGGCGAATTGCTGAAGTAGCTTGGAAAGTCAATGAACGCACAGAAAATATTGGTGCACGTCGACTCTATACAGTGATGGAGCGTCTTTTAGAGGTTGTGTCTTTTGAAGCAACAGATAAGTCAGGTGAATCTGTGCATATCGATAAAGCGTATGTTGATGAACACTTAGGTAAGCTGGTGGAAGATGAGGATTTAGCGCGTTATATCCTTTAA
- a CDS encoding YihY family inner membrane protein, which produces MDWKREVNVRWGKLDRFVRFVINHFIEDDCTYRASALAFTSLLAIVPLMTVGFSIFSSFPVFHNFSKPVQDFIFENFVPTTGKIVQNYVQDFATQVSKLSIWGVAFLFVTAILVMVTIERAMNKIWRVSSARRGVAAFLLYWAILSLGPIFLGLSLAASSYLVSMPFLQNQQAPSFILSILPFLLSLTGFTFLYVVVPNRPIRFEHGFLGGLFATILFESAKQAFAYYLSHYDTYQLLYGAFAILPIFFVWIYWVWFITLLGAEVSYALSVHHKRRSGKPIDGFSHALLWLQQLWLKQKEGQGLCLSDLIQASNQPFEIDSDHMINELQRINLIHTGADGHYLLSRDLNEISLYWLSKHLPYNLPDQYDFEGASTSFPWETIFTENDKLLQQSLSISLAHLFNTGVPTNKNIVTIKPPETS; this is translated from the coding sequence ATGGATTGGAAGAGAGAAGTCAACGTAAGATGGGGAAAACTAGATCGCTTTGTTCGTTTTGTTATTAATCATTTTATTGAAGATGATTGTACTTATCGAGCCTCAGCGCTAGCTTTTACAAGCTTATTAGCGATAGTACCCTTAATGACCGTTGGCTTTTCAATTTTTTCCTCTTTTCCAGTATTTCATAATTTTAGTAAGCCAGTACAAGACTTCATTTTTGAGAATTTTGTACCTACGACGGGTAAGATTGTCCAAAATTATGTGCAAGATTTTGCAACACAAGTTTCAAAACTTTCTATTTGGGGTGTCGCTTTTTTATTTGTGACAGCCATACTGGTTATGGTGACTATTGAGCGCGCTATGAATAAAATATGGCGTGTCTCTAGTGCTAGAAGAGGCGTTGCCGCATTTTTATTGTATTGGGCAATATTATCACTTGGGCCTATTTTTTTAGGCTTAAGCTTAGCAGCAAGCTCTTATTTGGTATCCATGCCTTTTTTACAAAACCAACAAGCGCCCTCTTTCATTCTAAGTATCTTACCTTTTTTACTTTCTTTAACAGGTTTTACTTTTTTATATGTAGTAGTTCCCAACCGCCCTATTCGATTTGAGCATGGATTCCTTGGTGGCTTATTTGCAACCATATTATTTGAATCAGCTAAACAGGCTTTTGCCTATTACTTATCGCATTATGATACTTACCAACTGCTTTATGGTGCATTTGCTATTCTACCTATTTTCTTTGTCTGGATTTATTGGGTTTGGTTTATTACGTTATTAGGCGCTGAAGTTAGCTATGCTTTATCTGTTCATCATAAAAGACGCAGTGGGAAGCCAATAGATGGGTTTTCCCATGCCTTACTTTGGCTACAGCAATTATGGCTAAAACAGAAAGAAGGTCAAGGTCTTTGTCTAAGCGACCTAATCCAAGCAAGTAACCAACCCTTTGAGATAGATAGTGATCATATGATTAATGAATTACAACGGATAAATCTAATTCACACAGGTGCTGATGGCCATTATTTATTAAGCAGAGACTTAAATGAAATTTCTTTATATTGGTTAAGCAAGCATTTGCCGTACAACTTACCTGATCAGTATGATTTTGAAGGTGCTTCAACTTCTTTTCCTTGGGAAACGATATTTACAGAAAATGATAAATTATTACAACAATCGCTATCTATTAGCTTGGCTCACTTGTTTAACACTGGCGTACCTACAAATAAGAATATAGTAACTATTAAACCCCCTGAAACTTCATGA